The genomic window TGATCAACTGCACCAGTTGCTTGCAGCCTTGGCGGAAAGCGACATACAGGAATTTCGCCTTGAGGGAGATGATTTTCGTCTAGAGGTCAGGCGGAACATCCCTGCACCAGCAGTGGTGGCTCCGGTGATGCCATTGTCTTCGACCGTTGAGATGCCTTCACCGGCTCCAGAACCGAGAGTTGAGATGGTCGGACCTGGGACTCCGCCTCCAGCGGTACCAGGTTCAAGAACTGATTTCCTGGAGGTAACGGCACCGATGGTCGGCACGTTTTACCGTGCTCCTGGCCCTGGGGAATCCCCATTTGTAGAAGTTGGTAGTCGCATCGGTGTCGGTCAGATCGTGTGCATTTTGGAGGCCATGAAGTTGATGAATGAGTTGGAATCTGAAGTCAGTGGCGAGGTGGTTGAAATCCTTGTAGATAACGGCACGCCAGTTGAGTTCGGTCAGGTTTTGATGCGTGTTAAGCCTGGCTGATCAGCGTGATTCCGTGAGCTCCCAGGCGGCTTTTAGGGCGGCCAACATGCTGTCGGGTCTGGCACATCCCTTTCCGGCAATGTCAAAGGCGGTGCCGTGATCAGGTGAGGTACGTAGAAATGGAAGCCCAAGGGTGGTGTTGACGGCCGAGTCGAAAGCCAGCAGCTTCATTGGGATTAGACCTTGATCGTGGTATAAGGCCAGGATCCCGTCTGGGGTTTGGGCGCAAGGGATGCCATGCCAAGCCTTTGCAGCTGAAAGCCAACATGTGTCGGGAGGTAAAGGACCGTCTAGTTGGATCTCAGGGTGCTCCGTTTTCCATCTGTTCAGCATTGGGATCAACCATTTCAGCTCTTCATGGCCCAGTTGGCCTTGCTCGCCAGCGTGGGGATTGAGGCCTGCGACTGCAATGGATGGATCGGTTTTGAATCTTTGGCAGAATGCCTTGAGTACGTTGAGCTTCGCTCTAACCAACTCAGGGGTAAGCACTTGTGGGACTGCTGCTAGCGGGATATGGGTTGTTGCTAGCAGAGTGTTGAACCGCCAGCCGTTATGAGGTGAGATCGCGGTGAAGAGCATGGAGGCTTGATCAGCTCCCACCAGTTCTTTAAGTCGTTCGGTTTGACCGGGATAGTGATGGCCTGCTGCATGCCAGGCCTGCTTGGCAATAGGAGCGGTAACAAGGGCGCGGGCTCGACCCTTCAAGAGGAGTTCTGTTGCCTTTGTCAACCATAGAAAGCTTGCGGCTCCACTCTGTGCTGTGGGGTATCCAGGCTGAAGTGTGCTCTGCAGGGGTAGATCTTTGATGTCGAGGTTCTTTGGATTGGCTAGGGGAGAGATCCCTTGAGCTTGTAATTGGGCATAGGTCAGTTCTAGGCTTTTTCGACAGCCAACCAGCTGGGGATGCAGCTTTGATGGCAAGCTTGGTGAAGCGAGGGCCTTTAGGGTGACCTCCATCCCGATGCCAGCGGGATCGCCGATGGCGATAACGATAAGTTGATTAGCGTCAAAGCCTTCAGAAGGCATAGCCATGATGCGCTGGTTGCTGCTTGGTTTGCTGTTGTTTGGTCTTGGTACCGGATTGCGGAATGGTTGGTTGGTGGTGCATTGGAGTCAGTTTTTGCGCGATGCCGGGTTGACATTTATCGATCCAGAGAAGCCCTTTAATTGGAACGAGTTCATTCTTGGTGGTCCGGATCGGGAACGTTCAACAACTAAGGAAAATTCGTCTGTGAGACCTTGAAACCTTCTGCCAGATAACAGTCTCTAAGGCCGGATTGATAGTTGGGATGCATCAGGGAATAGCCAAGCTCGCGGCATAAGAGCTGATTGCTGACCCTGCGATTCTCTTGCCAGAAGGAGAGTGCCATGGGATTCATCTGTGCAGCGGCAACTGCAAATGGCTCAATTTCGGGTAAGGACTTTCCAAGTAGTTGGGCGGCGAACCCGAGTACGTCTGTATAAGCTGTTGGCAGGTCATCGGTGACGTTGATCACGATGGGTCGCTGTCCATCAGCAGCGCATTGGATTAGGTGCAGGATGGCGCCTGCAATGTCATCGACATGAATTCTTGAAAACACTTGGTTGGGCTTATGGATCATTCTGCTTTGACCTGTGTTGACGTTTTTAAGCACTGAGCGGCCTGGTCCGTAGATGCCAGGCAGTCGCAGAATCTGCAGGGGTAATCCCGAAGCTTGCCAGGCCTCTTCACAGGCCAATCTTCTTTTGCTCCGTGCTTGTTGAGGCTGAGGGTGATCGATTTCTGTGACCCAGCGTCCTTGGCGATCTCCGTAAACCCCTGTGGTGGAGAGATAGCCAACCCATTGCAATGGCAACGCTCTGAGCTGGTCGCCCAAGCATGTCAGTACTGGATCTTTCCCATCGGCTGCTGGCGGTATGCAGCTGAGTAAATGCGTGACTCCTTCTAGAACTTTTGTGGCTGGCAACAGCTTGGTGGCACTATCAAATGCGATGTCTGCGTCTGGGCTGTTGATGTCTCTGCGGCTGCAGATAGCAGTGCTGCCAAGTGCTCTCGCCAGAGCCACTACATGCTGGCCACTGAATCCTCCACCGAGAACCAGCAACTTTGAGCCGGTGGGGAGAGGCGGACTCCGCTTGACAAGCTCTGTGAGCATGAGTACAAATGTATTATATTCTGGGTTTGGTCATGGCGAGCTCCTATTTGCGCGCTTCCGCGATTTCAGTGTCCATGCTGCCGCGTCGGGCATGTCCAAGGATCGTTCAAGGTCGGCAGATCAGTTCGGCTTTTCATTTTGTCTTGCCTTTGGCTTTGTTGACAGGTGCGATGCTTCTGGCTCCGGAGCAACCTGAGCAGCAGGCTTCTATTTGCCAAAGACATCACCCTGTGGTGGCCTGTCAGGTCTGGTGAGATTGGTTTAGGCCAGCTGGGGCATCCATTCTTCATCTTGGCTGATAACAGGAGCTTCTCTATGGTTGGTTTGGGTCCATTGAAGCAGCCTTAAAGCCAGTCTGAGATCGCCATCCATCCAGGCGCGGATGGCCATTGCGCGTCGCGGATCATAGAAACGTTGGCGCCTATACCACTCGAAGGCATCGGCATCTGATTTGTGACCGTTACAGGATAGACAGGCTGGAACGCAGTTTTGAGTAATACTTAAGCCACCGCGACTGCGAGGCAAAATATGGTCAATTGATTCAGAAGGTTTGCCGCAATAGATACAACTTTGAGCGGTATAGTTGTGAAGGGATTTTCTCCATCTTCGCACA from Prochlorococcus marinus str. MIT 9313 includes these protein-coding regions:
- the accB gene encoding acetyl-CoA carboxylase biotin carboxyl carrier protein, with the protein product MAMQLDHDQLHQLLAALAESDIQEFRLEGDDFRLEVRRNIPAPAVVAPVMPLSSTVEMPSPAPEPRVEMVGPGTPPPAVPGSRTDFLEVTAPMVGTFYRAPGPGESPFVEVGSRIGVGQIVCILEAMKLMNELESEVSGEVVEILVDNGTPVEFGQVLMRVKPG
- the pdxA gene encoding 4-hydroxythreonine-4-phosphate dehydrogenase PdxA is translated as MAMPSEGFDANQLIVIAIGDPAGIGMEVTLKALASPSLPSKLHPQLVGCRKSLELTYAQLQAQGISPLANPKNLDIKDLPLQSTLQPGYPTAQSGAASFLWLTKATELLLKGRARALVTAPIAKQAWHAAGHHYPGQTERLKELVGADQASMLFTAISPHNGWRFNTLLATTHIPLAAVPQVLTPELVRAKLNVLKAFCQRFKTDPSIAVAGLNPHAGEQGQLGHEELKWLIPMLNRWKTEHPEIQLDGPLPPDTCWLSAAKAWHGIPCAQTPDGILALYHDQGLIPMKLLAFDSAVNTTLGLPFLRTSPDHGTAFDIAGKGCARPDSMLAALKAAWELTESR
- a CDS encoding SDR family oxidoreductase encodes the protein MLTELVKRSPPLPTGSKLLVLGGGFSGQHVVALARALGSTAICSRRDINSPDADIAFDSATKLLPATKVLEGVTHLLSCIPPAADGKDPVLTCLGDQLRALPLQWVGYLSTTGVYGDRQGRWVTEIDHPQPQQARSKRRLACEEAWQASGLPLQILRLPGIYGPGRSVLKNVNTGQSRMIHKPNQVFSRIHVDDIAGAILHLIQCAADGQRPIVINVTDDLPTAYTDVLGFAAQLLGKSLPEIEPFAVAAAQMNPMALSFWQENRRVSNQLLCRELGYSLMHPNYQSGLRDCYLAEGFKVSQTNFP
- a CDS encoding HNH endonuclease; its protein translation is MHNRDAVFLEDLCPKLRVRRWRKSLHNYTAQSCIYCGKPSESIDHILPRSRGGLSITQNCVPACLSCNGHKSDADAFEWYRRQRFYDPRRAMAIRAWMDGDLRLALRLLQWTQTNHREAPVISQDEEWMPQLA